In one window of bacterium DNA:
- a CDS encoding ribosome maturation factor RimP, which yields MQKDKINKTEVIKKVTPVIEKAAEESDLILLEVDFVEEFGKWHLQVFIYNPKGATTHHDCEKITALLAEHLDLLIPIPYYLEVSSPGTERKLKSSKEYEIFQDNRVKIKLKQPINENIKVFVGTIVDYNEKNGLKIKTEETNQIIEIEENNISQIKLEPKYEY from the coding sequence GTGCAAAAAGACAAAATAAATAAAACCGAAGTAATCAAAAAAGTTACGCCGGTTATAGAAAAAGCCGCTGAAGAATCAGATTTGATACTTCTGGAAGTTGATTTTGTAGAAGAATTTGGCAAATGGCATCTTCAAGTATTTATTTATAACCCAAAAGGCGCAACCACTCATCACGATTGTGAAAAAATAACAGCTCTGTTAGCCGAACATCTCGATTTATTAATACCTATCCCCTATTATCTCGAAGTAAGCAGCCCCGGCACAGAAAGAAAACTTAAATCATCCAAAGAATATGAGATTTTTCAAGACAATAGGGTCAAAATCAAACTAAAACAACCAATTAATGAAAATATAAAAGTTTTTGTCGGAACAATTGTTGATTACAACGAAAAAAACGGATTAAAAATAAAAACAGAAGAAACAAATCAAATCATCGAAATAGAAGAAAACAATATTTCACAAATAAAACTTGAACCTAAGTACGAATATTAG